In Syntrophorhabdaceae bacterium, the following are encoded in one genomic region:
- the ahbC gene encoding 12,18-didecarboxysiroheme deacetylase, with product MIGISKLYCGAVEASDPLRYGRESGKLPSHLLQFSKDKKPVVVWNTTKRCNLKCVHCYAFAEGEGERKGELTTEEGKKLIDDLARFGAPVILFSGGEPLLREDLPELIDYAVKKGMRAVISTNGTLITEEKARIFSKYSLSYIGVSIDGIGEVNDAFRGVKGAFDKAVAGIRNAKAAGIKVGLRFTINKRNYKEIPAVFDLIEKEKIERVCFYHLVYAGRGSKLIDEDLSHEEARKAVDYILERTKGFFDKGHPLEVLTVDNHGDGPYIYLKLLKEDPKRAEEVYALLTMNEGNSSGVGIGCVDEAGNVHADQFWRHHTFGNVRQRPFSEIWMDTADPLMARLKEKKRFVKGRCARCRWLSVCGGNFRVRAEAKTGDLWAEDPQCYLTEAEITP from the coding sequence ATGATCGGTATATCGAAACTTTATTGCGGCGCGGTTGAGGCCTCGGACCCTTTGCGGTACGGCAGGGAGTCGGGGAAGCTTCCTTCCCACCTTCTTCAGTTCTCCAAGGACAAGAAGCCCGTGGTGGTCTGGAATACGACCAAAAGGTGCAATCTCAAGTGCGTGCACTGCTATGCCTTCGCAGAAGGCGAGGGGGAGCGTAAGGGGGAGCTGACCACGGAAGAGGGCAAGAAACTGATTGACGACCTCGCCCGCTTCGGCGCGCCGGTCATCCTTTTTTCGGGCGGCGAGCCGCTGCTCAGGGAGGACCTCCCGGAGCTGATCGATTACGCGGTGAAGAAGGGCATGAGGGCGGTGATCTCTACGAACGGCACCCTTATCACCGAGGAGAAGGCCCGGATTTTCTCGAAATACTCTCTTTCCTATATCGGGGTGAGCATCGACGGCATAGGCGAGGTGAACGACGCATTCAGGGGCGTGAAGGGGGCCTTTGACAAGGCTGTCGCCGGAATCAGGAACGCGAAGGCGGCGGGCATAAAGGTCGGCCTCCGGTTCACGATCAATAAAAGGAATTACAAGGAGATACCCGCGGTGTTCGACCTTATCGAAAAGGAGAAGATCGAGCGGGTCTGCTTCTACCATCTCGTTTATGCGGGACGGGGGTCCAAATTGATCGATGAGGACCTTTCCCACGAAGAGGCGAGGAAGGCGGTCGATTACATCCTCGAGCGGACAAAGGGTTTTTTCGACAAGGGGCATCCGCTGGAAGTGCTCACTGTGGATAACCATGGGGACGGACCCTATATCTATCTGAAGCTTCTAAAAGAAGATCCGAAGCGGGCTGAAGAGGTCTATGCGCTTCTCACGATGAACGAAGGCAATTCCTCGGGAGTGGGGATCGGCTGCGTCGACGAGGCGGGGAATGTCCACGCCGACCAGTTCTGGCGCCACCACACCTTTGGGAACGTGAGGCAGAGGCCCTTCAGCGAGATATGGATGGATACCGCCGACCCGCTCATGGCGCGACTCAAGGAAAAAAAGCGGTTCGTGAAAGGCAGGTGCGCCCGGTGCCGGTGGCTTTCCGTGTGCGGGGGCAATTTCCGGGTAAGGGCAGAGGCAAAGACCGGAGACCTTTGGGCCGAAGACCCCCAGTGCTATCTTACTGAAGCAGAGATCACCCCATAA